Proteins from a genomic interval of Brachybacterium vulturis:
- a CDS encoding TetR/AcrR family transcriptional regulator → MTLAAASGPPGPGTGPSPLSSLFSDRVGQEHADGGSAATSVDPLSRVLRTLDTISAAELEGGPDLRTVVEAPPVGVGDPVSGGRTAEKPAVSSRREAILDAAAALFAERGYHGASLRDISREVGISHPGMLHHFSSKEALLGAVVDRLEAHAQGLLDSVEVLQSSPQSLVAALAGPWDPREHSMALLATLSAEVVNPDHPGRFRIARLRLVHEHVLEQVLAGLAANGRLVEGSDPKFLARTLFSLLLGLTVRERTVRELQKAADGDPIADVQAFVQQLVTG, encoded by the coding sequence ATGACCCTCGCTGCTGCTAGTGGTCCTCCCGGCCCCGGGACCGGCCCGTCACCGTTGTCATCGTTGTTCTCCGATCGGGTCGGCCAGGAGCATGCGGACGGCGGGTCCGCCGCCACGAGCGTGGACCCGCTCTCCCGCGTCCTGCGCACCCTGGACACGATCTCCGCCGCCGAGCTCGAGGGCGGCCCGGACCTGCGCACCGTGGTCGAGGCCCCGCCCGTCGGGGTGGGCGATCCGGTGTCGGGTGGGCGCACGGCCGAGAAGCCGGCCGTCTCCAGCCGTCGGGAGGCGATCCTCGACGCCGCCGCCGCCCTGTTCGCCGAGCGCGGCTACCACGGTGCGAGCCTGCGCGACATCTCCCGTGAGGTGGGCATCTCCCATCCGGGGATGCTGCACCATTTCTCTTCCAAGGAGGCGCTGCTGGGGGCGGTGGTCGACCGGCTCGAGGCGCATGCGCAGGGGCTGCTGGACTCCGTCGAGGTGCTGCAGTCCTCCCCGCAGTCCCTGGTGGCGGCGCTGGCCGGCCCGTGGGACCCGCGGGAGCATTCGATGGCGCTGCTGGCCACGCTCAGCGCCGAGGTGGTCAACCCGGACCATCCGGGTCGTTTCCGCATCGCGCGGCTGCGCCTGGTGCACGAGCACGTGCTGGAGCAGGTGCTGGCGGGTCTGGCCGCCAACGGCCGCCTGGTCGAGGGGTCGGATCCGAAGTTCCTGGCGCGCACGCTGTTCTCGCTGCTGCTGGGCCTGACGGTGCGCGAGCGCACCGTGCGCGAGCTGCAGAAGGCGGCCGACGGCGACCCGATCGCCGATGTGCAGGCGTTCGTGCAGCAGCTGGTCACCGGCTGA
- a CDS encoding aspartate kinase, protein MSLVVQKFGGSSVADADSVKRVAKRISLYSKAGHQVVVVVSAMGDTTDDLIDLAEQVTPNPPPREMDMLITAGERISMAVLSMALNEVGVTARAYTGSQAGLITDSDHGNAQIRDVTPGRIQEAVEDGAVAIVAGFQGVSHDSKEITTLGRGGSDVTAVALAAALDADVCEIYSDVDGVFTADPRIASAARRVPLISSEEMLEMAANGSKILMARSVEYARRYGVPLHVRSSYSGRVGTIVADDPEREIPLDPDVTLPTADVVRRDAADPSKELPMQDITAPGLEAPIISGVAHDRSEGKITVVEVPDIPGRAAMLFDVVAGTGANIDMIVQNSSTVDDTVAISLTLPEADVPAALKAIEDAHEQIGYSEVRYNDQIGKVSIVGAGMRSHPGVSALLFRSLGEAGINIDMISTSEIRISVVTEQSKLDDAVRVIHTAFGLDAEQTEAVVYGGTGR, encoded by the coding sequence ATGAGCCTGGTCGTCCAGAAATTCGGAGGATCCTCCGTCGCTGACGCCGACTCCGTCAAGCGCGTCGCGAAGCGCATCTCCCTGTACTCGAAGGCCGGTCACCAGGTGGTCGTGGTGGTCTCCGCGATGGGGGATACCACCGATGATCTGATCGATCTCGCCGAGCAGGTGACCCCGAACCCGCCGCCGCGCGAGATGGACATGCTGATCACGGCCGGTGAGCGCATCTCGATGGCGGTGCTGTCGATGGCGCTGAACGAGGTCGGCGTCACCGCGCGCGCCTACACCGGTTCGCAGGCCGGGCTGATCACGGACAGCGACCACGGCAACGCGCAGATCCGCGACGTCACCCCGGGCCGCATCCAGGAGGCCGTGGAGGACGGCGCCGTCGCGATCGTCGCCGGCTTCCAGGGCGTCTCCCACGACTCCAAGGAGATCACCACGCTGGGCCGCGGCGGCTCGGACGTGACCGCGGTGGCGCTCGCCGCAGCGCTGGACGCGGACGTCTGCGAGATCTACTCCGACGTCGACGGCGTGTTCACCGCGGACCCGCGCATCGCCTCCGCCGCCCGCCGGGTGCCGCTGATCTCCAGCGAGGAGATGCTGGAGATGGCCGCGAACGGTTCGAAGATCCTGATGGCGCGCAGCGTCGAGTACGCGCGCCGCTACGGGGTGCCGCTGCATGTGCGCTCCTCGTACTCGGGCCGCGTGGGCACGATCGTCGCCGACGATCCCGAGCGCGAGATCCCCCTGGACCCCGACGTCACCCTCCCCACCGCGGACGTCGTCCGACGCGACGCCGCAGACCCGAGCAAGGAGCTCCCCATGCAGGACATCACCGCACCGGGCCTCGAGGCGCCGATCATCTCGGGCGTCGCCCACGACCGCAGCGAAGGCAAGATCACCGTGGTCGAGGTGCCGGACATCCCCGGCCGCGCCGCGATGCTGTTCGACGTGGTCGCCGGCACCGGCGCGAACATCGACATGATCGTGCAGAACTCCTCGACCGTCGACGACACGGTCGCGATCTCGCTGACGCTGCCGGAGGCGGACGTCCCCGCCGCGCTGAAGGCCATCGAGGACGCGCACGAGCAGATCGGGTACTCCGAGGTCCGCTACAACGACCAGATCGGCAAGGTCAGCATCGTCGGCGCCGGGATGCGCTCGCATCCGGGCGTCTCGGCGCTGCTGTTCCGCTCCCTCGGCGAGGCGGGCATCAACATCGACATGATCTCCACCTCGGAGATCCGCATCTCCGTGGTCACCGAGCAGAGCAAGCTCGATGACGCGGTGCGCGTGATCCACACGGCGTTCGGCCTCGACGCCGAGCAGACCGAGGCCGTGGTCTACGGAGGGACCGGACGATGA
- a CDS encoding potassium transporter Kup, translating to MPRPRQPVPLLMLGALGVVFGDIGTSPLYAMQTVFSSHHNAVAPNESDVLGVVSMVTWCLITIITVTYIGLIMTANNQGEGGVLALTALVLRKLGPEASPREAGVALVLGVLGAALFLGDSLITPAISVLSAFEGIEVTGAVPDAVILPGALIVLTALFAVQRWGTGRIGGSFGVVMAVWFLTLAAMGLPHVLAQPTILRALSPSYAIAFMVDRPLVAFIAMGAVVLTITGAEALYADMGHFGHHPIALAWGCLVLPALLLNYFGQGALILSDPDAIANPFFFLVPESLRIPLVVLATMATVIASQAVIAGAFSVARQAMRLSLLPRMRITQTSSVHGGQIYVGTVNLLLFLGVVTLVLVFQHSSALAAAYGVAVTATIILVLALFLLYARQILHRPLWQVALLALIVGGLELVLLAATLIKIPDGGWLPLLIAAMLTTIMLTWRRGARLVAERRKEMEGPLEDFIARCARTVQRVPGLAVYPHGEPTTVPLALRTSVQMHHVLHQHVVILTLEHQHVPHVHRDDRVHVNVLGDGADGLVQLTYQVGFHDSQDVPAALRAAVEQHGRRDGDRPADGPAFIPELDLDLDEAIYVLSMLRLEKAPGGGASTQAGGMPRWQRALFRQLNRTSAQRTLVLHLPTDRTVVMGAETEL from the coding sequence GTGCCGCGGCCCCGTCAGCCGGTGCCGCTGCTGATGCTCGGTGCGCTCGGCGTGGTGTTCGGGGACATCGGCACCAGCCCCCTGTACGCGATGCAGACGGTCTTCAGCTCCCACCACAACGCGGTCGCACCCAACGAATCCGATGTGCTCGGGGTGGTCTCGATGGTCACCTGGTGCCTGATCACCATCATCACCGTCACCTACATCGGGCTGATCATGACGGCGAACAACCAGGGCGAGGGCGGGGTCCTGGCGCTGACCGCGCTGGTGCTGCGCAAGCTCGGTCCGGAGGCGAGCCCGCGGGAGGCGGGGGTCGCGCTGGTGCTGGGGGTCCTCGGCGCCGCCCTGTTCCTCGGCGACTCGCTGATCACGCCCGCGATCTCGGTGCTCTCCGCCTTCGAGGGCATCGAGGTCACCGGTGCCGTCCCCGACGCGGTGATCCTGCCCGGGGCGCTGATCGTGCTCACCGCCCTGTTCGCCGTGCAGCGCTGGGGCACCGGGCGCATCGGCGGCTCCTTCGGCGTGGTCATGGCGGTATGGTTCCTGACCCTCGCTGCGATGGGGCTGCCGCACGTGCTGGCCCAGCCCACGATCCTGCGCGCCCTGTCCCCGAGCTACGCGATCGCGTTCATGGTGGACCGGCCGCTGGTCGCCTTCATCGCGATGGGCGCGGTGGTGCTGACCATCACCGGCGCTGAGGCGCTGTACGCGGACATGGGCCACTTCGGCCATCACCCCATCGCCCTGGCCTGGGGGTGCCTGGTGCTGCCCGCGCTGCTGCTGAACTACTTCGGGCAGGGGGCGCTGATCCTCTCCGATCCGGACGCGATCGCGAACCCCTTCTTCTTTCTGGTGCCCGAGTCGCTGCGGATCCCGCTGGTGGTGCTCGCGACGATGGCCACCGTGATCGCCTCGCAGGCCGTCATCGCCGGAGCGTTCTCCGTGGCCCGTCAGGCCATGCGGCTCTCCCTGCTGCCGCGGATGAGGATCACCCAGACCTCCTCCGTCCACGGCGGACAGATCTACGTGGGCACCGTGAACCTGCTGCTCTTCCTCGGAGTGGTCACCCTGGTGCTGGTGTTCCAGCACTCCTCCGCCCTCGCCGCCGCCTACGGCGTCGCCGTCACCGCGACGATCATCCTGGTGCTGGCGCTGTTCCTGCTCTATGCGCGCCAGATCCTGCACCGGCCGCTGTGGCAGGTGGCGCTGCTGGCCTTGATCGTGGGCGGGCTCGAGCTGGTGCTGCTGGCCGCGACGCTGATCAAGATCCCGGACGGCGGCTGGCTGCCGCTGCTGATCGCGGCGATGCTGACCACGATCATGCTCACCTGGCGGCGCGGGGCCCGCCTGGTGGCCGAGCGGCGCAAGGAGATGGAGGGCCCGCTCGAGGACTTCATCGCCCGCTGCGCCCGCACCGTGCAGAGGGTGCCGGGACTGGCCGTCTACCCGCACGGCGAGCCCACCACGGTGCCGCTCGCGCTGCGCACCAGCGTGCAGATGCACCACGTCCTCCACCAGCACGTGGTGATCCTGACCCTCGAGCACCAGCATGTGCCGCATGTGCACCGCGACGACCGGGTGCACGTGAACGTCCTGGGCGACGGCGCCGACGGCCTGGTGCAGCTCACGTACCAGGTCGGCTTCCACGACTCGCAGGACGTCCCCGCCGCGCTGCGCGCCGCCGTGGAACAGCACGGCCGTCGCGATGGCGACCGCCCCGCCGACGGCCCGGCCTTCATCCCCGAGCTCGACCTCGACCTCGACGAGGCGATCTACGTGCTCTCGATGCTGCGCCTGGAGAAGGCGCCGGGCGGCGGCGCGAGCACGCAGGCCGGCGGGATGCCGCGCTGGCAGCGGGCGCTGTTCCGACAGCTGAACCGGACCTCGGCCCAGCGCACCCTGGTGCTGCACCTGCCCACCGATCGCACCGTGGTGATGGGAGCGGAGACCGAGCTGTGA
- a CDS encoding extracellular solute-binding protein — MSISPTRRHLLVSAALGGITLGGGLTACSSGGSASGGGSGAGSGEVADWPTYTERTDVPEPDIPGTADGVAPAYFSYPEDTFQSVEGEIGDGSEVKALALTYGQPPVAMESNAYWQMINEKTNLTYTPQIVPANDFSTKFPTIMAGGDLPDLMQVPVFMGLPKLPQLSQSQWTDLSGHLSGDAINDYPNLANLPTYAWRTCRIGGRLIGTPLPRPPFGNVLFQRLDLIEEMGLDPAPTSKEDFVALCQDLTDPQAGRYALTGYSVATGVDWLDNIIDPMFGVPNDWELDGGALTASYETDQFFEALEFKKQLWDAGVFHPDSPSMQSAETAAKFISGDVVMRTDGLSWWAANQADHQDLSFGAMTPFSANGGEPINYQGAGAFSFTAIKKGLDEERVKMLLRFIDYCAAPFGSTEYFDQNFGVKGKDYTVNDKGQPELTSQGTNELGINLKYIGAPPAVLFWPKRVDDALKAQSELQKKLVPMLMEDPTLGYYSETAERSTTIAQPITDASTGYILGRNSLDDVTSAISRWKSAGGDKIREEFEQAIAEGS; from the coding sequence ATGTCCATCTCACCCACACGTCGCCACCTCCTGGTCTCGGCCGCGCTCGGGGGCATCACCCTCGGCGGCGGTCTGACCGCCTGCTCCAGCGGCGGCTCCGCGTCCGGAGGCGGCAGCGGCGCCGGTTCCGGCGAGGTCGCCGACTGGCCCACCTACACCGAGCGCACGGACGTGCCGGAACCCGACATCCCCGGCACCGCCGACGGCGTCGCCCCCGCGTACTTCTCGTACCCGGAGGACACGTTCCAGTCCGTCGAGGGCGAGATCGGTGACGGCTCCGAGGTCAAGGCGCTGGCCCTGACCTACGGCCAGCCGCCGGTGGCGATGGAGTCCAACGCCTACTGGCAGATGATCAACGAGAAGACGAATCTGACATACACCCCGCAGATCGTCCCGGCCAACGACTTCTCCACCAAGTTCCCGACGATCATGGCCGGCGGCGACCTGCCGGACCTCATGCAGGTTCCCGTCTTCATGGGCCTGCCGAAGCTGCCGCAGCTGTCACAGTCCCAGTGGACGGATCTGTCCGGCCACCTCTCCGGCGATGCCATCAACGACTACCCGAACCTCGCCAACCTGCCCACGTACGCCTGGAGGACCTGCCGCATCGGCGGCCGCCTGATCGGCACCCCGCTGCCGCGCCCTCCGTTCGGCAACGTGCTGTTCCAGCGACTCGATCTCATCGAGGAGATGGGTCTGGATCCCGCGCCCACGTCCAAGGAGGATTTCGTCGCGCTGTGCCAGGACCTGACCGATCCGCAGGCCGGTCGGTACGCCCTGACCGGGTACTCGGTCGCCACCGGCGTCGATTGGCTCGACAACATCATCGACCCGATGTTCGGGGTGCCCAACGACTGGGAGCTCGACGGCGGCGCGCTGACCGCCAGCTACGAGACCGACCAGTTCTTCGAGGCCCTCGAGTTCAAGAAGCAGCTCTGGGATGCCGGCGTCTTCCATCCGGACTCCCCCTCCATGCAGTCCGCGGAGACGGCCGCGAAGTTCATCTCCGGCGACGTCGTCATGCGCACGGACGGCCTGTCCTGGTGGGCGGCCAATCAGGCTGATCATCAGGACCTGTCCTTCGGCGCCATGACCCCGTTCTCCGCGAACGGCGGCGAGCCGATCAACTACCAGGGCGCCGGTGCGTTCTCGTTCACGGCGATCAAGAAGGGTCTCGACGAGGAGCGCGTCAAGATGCTCCTGCGCTTCATCGACTACTGCGCCGCCCCCTTCGGCTCCACGGAGTACTTCGACCAGAACTTCGGCGTCAAGGGCAAGGACTACACGGTGAACGACAAGGGTCAGCCCGAGCTGACCTCGCAGGGCACCAACGAGCTGGGGATCAATCTCAAGTACATCGGCGCCCCTCCGGCCGTCCTGTTCTGGCCGAAGCGCGTCGACGATGCCCTGAAGGCACAGAGCGAGCTGCAGAAGAAGCTCGTCCCGATGCTGATGGAGGACCCGACGCTCGGGTACTACTCCGAGACCGCCGAGCGGTCCACGACGATCGCCCAGCCGATCACCGACGCCTCGACGGGATACATCCTCGGACGCAACAGCCTCGATGACGTCACCTCCGCCATCTCCCGCTGGAAGAGCGCCGGTGGCGACAAGATCCGCGAGGAGTTCGAACAGGCGATCGCCGAGGGCTCCTGA
- a CDS encoding PRC-barrel domain-containing protein gives MSPGTTPDGSGDAAPPSVPDEAATESAPGDRPAERPAQDPGLRARRRRLQALAGATVYGSDGRTVGRVRDVYLRDATGELAAIAVMPQQLSAGSVLIPAAAIAALPETLEKSSAPHRPAVDDATEQDGDHVLHLLVDAATAKAGAPPPLTLHATPQELRAAAAALHLEEGSARA, from the coding sequence ATGAGCCCCGGTACGACACCCGACGGGTCGGGTGACGCCGCCCCGCCCTCGGTGCCCGACGAGGCGGCGACCGAGTCCGCCCCGGGCGACCGTCCCGCCGAACGGCCGGCGCAGGATCCCGGGCTCCGGGCGCGGCGTCGCCGTCTGCAGGCCCTGGCCGGAGCGACCGTGTACGGCAGCGATGGGAGGACCGTGGGCCGGGTGCGTGACGTCTACCTCCGCGACGCCACCGGCGAGCTGGCCGCGATTGCCGTGATGCCGCAGCAGCTCAGCGCCGGCAGCGTGCTGATCCCGGCGGCTGCGATCGCCGCCCTGCCGGAGACGCTCGAGAAGTCCTCCGCCCCGCACCGTCCCGCTGTCGACGACGCGACCGAGCAGGACGGCGACCACGTCCTGCACCTGCTCGTCGACGCCGCCACCGCGAAGGCGGGCGCGCCCCCTCCGCTGACCCTGCATGCCACGCCCCAGGAGCTGCGGGCGGCCGCGGCGGCACTGCATCTCGAGGAGGGGTCCGCCCGCGCATGA
- a CDS encoding glycosyltransferase family 4 protein, with amino-acid sequence MRLLLLTHYYGPEFGAPQRRWSALISRFIAAGHRVTVAAPVPHYPAGRPTPTQRRSHRVGSVERGRHGEVILRTAYLPHRTDITSRTADHLVAASDALRRLRRRFARPGTRPDVIIATAPAIPTLMVGRALSLLWDVPLVVEMRDAWPDLVTHVGPAGALDPEAVHAARRSAPRRALSWAVALVKGRVHQRVTDWQSGARGVVTTTGRFAEVLRERGVEPVSVVRNGTDLSLVARQRDHPSGDHPELRCLYLGNMGRSQGLDTVVRAAAALRREGVDVQVRMVGHGVEAPALAALAYELDAPVEVIPRIPHRQVGSQYAWADTVIVSLRYWEPFAWTVPSKLYEILATGRHITALLAGEAADVVREAQAGDVLPPEDVDALADLWRELAAERSRTAVRASGRAWVADHADDDVLARRYLEILQRVTQA; translated from the coding sequence ATGAGACTGCTGCTGCTCACCCACTACTACGGCCCGGAGTTCGGGGCTCCTCAGCGCCGCTGGTCGGCACTGATCTCGCGCTTCATCGCCGCCGGGCACCGGGTCACGGTCGCCGCGCCGGTGCCGCACTACCCGGCCGGTCGCCCCACCCCCACCCAGCGTCGCAGCCACAGGGTGGGCTCGGTCGAGCGGGGACGGCACGGCGAGGTCATCCTGCGCACCGCCTATCTGCCGCACCGCACGGACATCACCTCCCGCACCGCGGACCACCTGGTCGCGGCCTCCGATGCCCTGCGACGGCTGCGGCGGCGCTTCGCCCGGCCCGGCACCCGGCCCGACGTCATCATCGCCACCGCTCCGGCGATCCCCACCCTGATGGTGGGCCGGGCGCTCTCGCTGCTGTGGGACGTGCCGCTGGTGGTGGAGATGCGCGATGCCTGGCCGGATCTGGTCACCCATGTCGGCCCCGCCGGTGCACTGGACCCCGAGGCCGTGCATGCGGCGCGGCGCAGTGCGCCGCGGCGGGCGCTGTCCTGGGCGGTGGCGCTGGTGAAGGGCAGGGTGCATCAGCGGGTGACCGACTGGCAGAGCGGGGCCCGCGGCGTGGTCACCACCACCGGGCGGTTCGCCGAGGTGCTGCGCGAGCGCGGTGTGGAGCCGGTGTCCGTGGTGCGCAACGGCACCGACCTCTCCCTGGTGGCGCGCCAGCGTGATCACCCCAGCGGTGACCATCCCGAGCTGCGCTGCCTGTACCTGGGCAACATGGGCCGCTCGCAGGGGCTGGACACGGTGGTCCGGGCCGCTGCCGCACTGCGCCGGGAGGGCGTGGACGTGCAGGTGAGGATGGTGGGCCACGGGGTGGAGGCCCCGGCGCTGGCGGCGCTGGCCTATGAGCTCGACGCCCCGGTGGAGGTGATCCCGCGGATCCCGCACCGCCAGGTGGGCTCGCAGTACGCCTGGGCGGACACCGTCATCGTCTCGCTGCGCTATTGGGAGCCCTTCGCCTGGACCGTGCCCTCGAAGCTCTACGAGATCCTCGCGACCGGTCGGCACATCACCGCGCTGCTGGCGGGGGAGGCAGCGGATGTGGTCCGTGAGGCGCAGGCGGGTGATGTGCTCCCGCCCGAGGACGTCGACGCGCTCGCCGACCTGTGGCGGGAGCTGGCGGCGGAGCGCTCCCGCACGGCGGTGCGGGCCAGCGGCCGTGCCTGGGTCGCGGACCATGCCGATGATGACGTGCTCGCCCGCCGCTACCTGGAGATCCTCCAGCGGGTCACGCAGGCCTGA
- a CDS encoding ABC transporter permease: MSVTQTPRTRRRTTFAVKLRRDHPLLIMALPAVLLLLVFTYIPLLGNVIAFMDYVPFIPIHQSPWVGLENFQRLFSDPRFWTALVNTLQITTLNLVLYFPVPILLAVLLYSVTRPYLRTVVQSVLYLPHFLSWVIVVGLFQQVLGSTGVVNRMILENGGTPIDFLTNPATFKLLVTSQVIWKDAGWGTIIFIAALAAIDNSLYEAAAIDGAGALSRFWHVTLPGIRPIIILLLILRLGEALNVGFEQILLQRDAVGPEAAEVLDTYVYYNGVVASDWSLGIAAGLLKGVIGLILVLAANKAAHMFGESGIYERSPR, translated from the coding sequence ATGAGCGTGACTCAGACTCCGCGGACGAGGCGGCGCACCACCTTCGCGGTGAAGCTGCGCCGGGACCACCCCCTGCTGATCATGGCGCTGCCCGCCGTGCTCCTGCTGCTGGTGTTCACCTACATCCCGCTGCTCGGGAACGTCATCGCCTTCATGGACTACGTCCCGTTCATCCCGATCCATCAGAGCCCCTGGGTCGGTCTCGAGAACTTCCAGCGCCTGTTCAGCGATCCGCGCTTCTGGACCGCACTGGTGAACACGCTGCAGATCACCACCTTGAACCTGGTGCTCTACTTCCCCGTCCCGATCCTGCTGGCGGTGCTGCTGTACTCGGTCACCCGCCCGTACCTGCGCACCGTCGTGCAGTCGGTCCTCTACCTCCCCCACTTCCTGTCCTGGGTGATCGTCGTGGGACTGTTCCAGCAGGTCCTCGGCTCGACCGGCGTGGTCAACCGGATGATCCTGGAGAACGGTGGCACCCCCATCGACTTCCTCACCAACCCCGCCACGTTCAAGCTGCTGGTGACCTCGCAGGTGATCTGGAAGGACGCGGGGTGGGGGACGATCATCTTCATCGCCGCCCTCGCCGCGATCGACAACAGCCTCTACGAGGCCGCCGCCATCGACGGCGCCGGAGCGCTCTCACGGTTCTGGCACGTCACGCTCCCGGGCATCCGGCCGATCATCATCCTGCTGCTGATCCTGCGGCTCGGCGAGGCACTGAACGTCGGCTTCGAGCAGATCCTCCTGCAGCGGGACGCCGTCGGCCCGGAGGCCGCCGAAGTGCTCGACACCTACGTCTACTACAACGGAGTGGTCGCGAGCGACTGGAGCCTCGGCATCGCCGCCGGCCTGCTCAAGGGGGTCATCGGCCTGATCCTCGTCCTCGCCGCGAACAAGGCGGCGCACATGTTCGGAGAATCAGGCATCTACGAGAGGAGCCCGCGATGA
- a CDS encoding aspartate-semialdehyde dehydrogenase: MNISTQSTIDFSQTPGYAADGPVIGVVGATGQVGRVMLALLADRSVRHSEIRVFASARSAGKTVQYAGMSLTIENAETADITAEGQQVDIAIFSAGGSTSKALAPRFAEAGATVVDNSSAYRRDGEVPLVVSEVNPEALVNPPRGIIANPNCTTMAAMPTLKALHDEAGLARLKIATYQAVSGSGVAGVAELAGQVRKGVDDLEKLAIDGSAVELGEPEVYVKPIAFNVVAVAGNLMDDGSDETDEEQKLRHESRKILGLPDLPVAGTCVRVPVMSGHALVVHAEFDRAITAERARELLEAAPGVQVVDVPNPLEAAGRDGTFVGRIRKDQSVPDDKGLVFFVVADNLRKGAALNAIEIAELIAQN, translated from the coding sequence ATGAACATCAGCACCCAGAGCACCATCGACTTCTCGCAGACCCCCGGCTATGCGGCCGACGGCCCCGTCATCGGCGTGGTCGGCGCCACCGGTCAGGTGGGTCGTGTGATGCTGGCCCTCCTCGCCGACCGGTCGGTCAGGCACTCGGAGATCCGCGTGTTCGCCTCGGCCCGCAGCGCCGGGAAGACCGTGCAGTACGCGGGGATGTCGCTGACCATCGAGAACGCCGAGACGGCGGACATCACCGCCGAGGGGCAGCAGGTCGACATCGCGATCTTCTCCGCCGGCGGCTCCACCTCGAAGGCGCTGGCCCCGCGCTTCGCCGAGGCGGGCGCGACCGTGGTGGACAACTCCTCGGCCTACCGCCGCGACGGCGAGGTGCCGCTGGTGGTCTCCGAGGTGAACCCGGAGGCGCTGGTGAACCCGCCGCGCGGGATCATCGCGAACCCGAACTGCACCACGATGGCCGCGATGCCCACGCTGAAGGCCCTCCACGACGAGGCCGGGCTGGCGCGGCTGAAGATCGCCACCTACCAGGCCGTCTCCGGCTCCGGCGTCGCCGGGGTGGCGGAACTGGCCGGCCAGGTGCGCAAGGGCGTCGACGATCTCGAGAAGCTCGCGATCGACGGCTCGGCGGTGGAGCTCGGCGAGCCGGAGGTCTACGTCAAGCCGATCGCGTTCAACGTGGTGGCCGTGGCCGGCAACCTGATGGACGACGGCAGCGATGAGACCGACGAGGAGCAGAAGCTCCGCCACGAGTCGCGCAAGATCCTGGGCCTGCCGGACCTGCCGGTCGCGGGCACCTGCGTGCGGGTGCCGGTGATGAGCGGCCACGCGCTGGTGGTCCATGCCGAGTTCGATCGGGCGATCACCGCCGAGCGTGCCCGTGAGCTGCTCGAGGCGGCGCCGGGCGTGCAGGTCGTGGACGTGCCGAACCCGCTCGAGGCCGCTGGCCGCGATGGAACATTCGTCGGCCGGATCCGCAAGGACCAGTCGGTCCCGGACGACAAGGGGCTGGTGTTCTTCGTCGTGGCGGATAATCTGCGCAAGGGCGCCGCCCTGAATGCGATCGAGATCGCGGAGCTGATCGCGCAGAACTGA
- a CDS encoding carbohydrate ABC transporter permease gives MTAGSPAPTAPTPTTDAASDATVALEPHPKRKVRAAKYQRPPWQGRPSLPTMAAKALTLVLVCAAILLPLLVVVSTSLATPEQLARSGGYVIIPTGISFDAYAAILSGGVVTRSVLVSIGVTVVGTALSLISTTLIAYALSRPGSLFHGPILGFVLLTFLFSPGIIPVYLMVKELGLLNQYASLILPVAVNAFNIVIVRGFFMNVPDELLDAARIDGASEWRIFGRIMLPLSRAVIAVVGLFYAVSYWNAFFQALLYLQDSAKWPLQLVLRTYVIQGAPLVVDTGSTTPPPAASIQMAVIVIAVIPILCVYPFLQRHMTKGVLTGAVKG, from the coding sequence ATGACCGCCGGCAGCCCCGCCCCTACCGCACCCACACCCACGACCGACGCCGCCTCCGACGCCACTGTCGCGCTCGAGCCCCACCCCAAGCGCAAGGTCCGCGCGGCGAAGTACCAGCGCCCACCGTGGCAGGGTCGCCCCTCGCTCCCGACCATGGCGGCCAAGGCCCTCACCCTGGTCCTGGTCTGTGCGGCGATCCTGCTCCCCCTGCTCGTCGTCGTCTCGACCAGCCTGGCGACGCCCGAGCAGCTCGCCCGCAGCGGCGGGTACGTCATCATCCCCACGGGCATCTCCTTCGACGCCTACGCGGCCATCCTCTCCGGAGGCGTGGTCACGCGCTCGGTGCTGGTCAGCATCGGGGTCACGGTCGTCGGCACCGCGCTCAGCCTCATCTCCACGACCCTCATCGCCTACGCGCTGTCCCGTCCGGGCTCCCTGTTCCACGGGCCGATCCTGGGCTTCGTCCTGCTGACGTTCCTGTTCAGCCCCGGCATCATCCCCGTGTACCTCATGGTCAAGGAGCTCGGGCTGCTCAACCAATACGCCTCGCTCATCCTGCCGGTCGCCGTGAACGCGTTCAACATCGTCATCGTGCGCGGCTTCTTCATGAACGTCCCGGACGAGCTGCTCGACGCCGCACGGATCGACGGCGCCTCCGAATGGCGGATCTTCGGCCGCATCATGCTCCCTCTGTCCCGGGCGGTGATCGCGGTCGTGGGTCTGTTCTACGCGGTGAGCTACTGGAACGCCTTCTTCCAGGCCCTGCTCTACCTGCAGGACAGTGCCAAGTGGCCGCTGCAGCTGGTGCTGCGCACCTACGTGATCCAGGGAGCACCTCTGGTCGTCGACACCGGGTCGACGACCCCTCCGCCCGCCGCCTCCATCCAGATGGCCGTGATCGTGATCGCCGTGATCCCGATCCTCTGCGTCTACCCGTTCCTCCAGCGGCACATGACCAAGGGCGTCCTCACCGGCGCCGTCAAGGGCTGA